One Rouxiella sp. S1S-2 genomic window, GCGCAAAGCTGCGACGCTTACTCTTCGAAACCCGACCATGCGGTCGGGTTTTTTTATGGCGTTTGGTGCTCGAGGTTAAATGTAAGCTGGCTCACACTTTCATTTTCGTAACCAATTTGTCCATCTCTACGCTTCTTATCTCCTGACTCATTCCTATAACTCGCGTCAATACTTCAAACACTTAGTTATCCGTCCCCCGTTTTGGAGAGAGTCCATGAGACAAGGCGCACTGTCTTTTAAAGAAAAAGTTGCATACGGCATGGGAGATGCGGGCTGCAATATGATTTGGGGCACCATTACCCTGTTTCTAAGCTATTTTTATACCGACGTTTTCGGGCTGGCACCGGCTCTGGTTGGCGTCATGCTCCTGTCGATTCGGGTTATTGATGCCATAAGCGACCCGATTATGGGCGCCATCGCCGATCGCACACAGACGCGCTGGGGCCGCTTCCGCCCCTATCTGCTGTGGGTTTCACTGCCCTTCGCGCTGTTCAGCATTTTAATGTTTTCCACCCCCGACTGGAGCTATTCGAACAAAGTTATCTACGCCTTTGCGACCTACTTCCTGATGTCGCTCACCTATACCGCCATCAACATTCCCTACTGCTCACTGGGCGGTGTGATCACCGCTGATCCAAAAGAGCGCGTCTCCTGCCAGTCTTACCGCTTCTTTATGGTGGGTATCGCCACCCTAATCCTCTCCTCTTCACTGCTGCCAATGGCACAGTGGTTTGGCGGCGCGGATAAGGCAAAGGGATACCAAATGTCGATTGCCGTGATGGCGTTTATTGCACTGGGGATGTTCCTGTTCTGCTTTAGTTCTGTTAAAGAACGAATCCAGCCCGCAGTCATCACCAAGCGCGACCTTAAAGGCGATTTAAAAGACGTGTGGAAGAATGACCAGTGGGTACGCATTTTGCTGCTCACTTTCTGCAACGTTTGTCCGGGCTTTATTCGCATGGCGGCAACGATGTATTACGTCACTTGGGTGATGGAAAAATCGACCTCGTTCGCCAGTCTTTTTATCAGCCTCGGGGTGGTTGGCATGATGATCGGTAGCGCACTCGCCAAACCGCTCACCGACCAATTCTGCAAACTAAAAGTCTTTTTCTGGACCAATATTATCCTCACCCTGTTCTCCTGCGGTTTCTACTTCCTCGACCCGCATATGACGTCGCTGATTCTGGTGGCTTATTTCTTGCTCAATAT contains:
- a CDS encoding glycoside-pentoside-hexuronide (GPH):cation symporter, which codes for MRQGALSFKEKVAYGMGDAGCNMIWGTITLFLSYFYTDVFGLAPALVGVMLLSIRVIDAISDPIMGAIADRTQTRWGRFRPYLLWVSLPFALFSILMFSTPDWSYSNKVIYAFATYFLMSLTYTAINIPYCSLGGVITADPKERVSCQSYRFFMVGIATLILSSSLLPMAQWFGGADKAKGYQMSIAVMAFIALGMFLFCFSSVKERIQPAVITKRDLKGDLKDVWKNDQWVRILLLTFCNVCPGFIRMAATMYYVTWVMEKSTSFASLFISLGVVGMMIGSALAKPLTDQFCKLKVFFWTNIILTLFSCGFYFLDPHMTSLILVAYFLLNILHQLPSPLHWSLMADVDDYGEWKTGKRSTGISFSGNLFFLKCGLAVAGAMVGFLLSVYGYQAGATSQTEHALNGIVLLFTVIPGVGYLITAGVVKLLKVDRELMKTIQADLEIRRRNYTELNKNSELNAYPEATRGEVDLPVFASKEPKHE